Part of the Verrucomicrobiia bacterium genome, TAAATAGTGCCATCCGGGCCGATGAGATCGAGGGCTTTTGCCCGCGCGACAATGAACAGGGAAAACAGTGCCAGCAAGGCGGCCTGGCGCATCCAGCGTGGAAAAGATAGTTTCATAGGTTTCGTTTTTTGGGTTGATATCGCTAACAATTGGCTTCCTTAAAGGATTTAGCGCGCGCATTCGCGCACATTCGCGCGAGCGCCAAATCTATAACCGAACCGCCGCCATCCGACGCCAAGGCCCGTGCCTGCTCCCGCCTGTTTTATTTCAGCGGGGTTCGCATGATCAGGTTGCGCAAATTTCATATCGGAATACTTGCCGGGACCGCGGCCCACCCAAGGCGAACAACATTTAACGAGTGAATTGTTTAAACATATATATATTGATACTTACAAAATCAAGCTTTTTCTAAAAATTTATTGGCACCGCTTTTCCGGCCCCGGAATCCGGCGGGTTTTTTGCGAGACCATTTGCCTCCCTGGACAGTGGCGGACCGCGCCTCGGGAAAGATCAGGATTCAACGCCTGCCCTGCCCGTCACGAAATGAAATGCGCGATATTCTCAAGCGGGCCGCGCGCTTCTTCATCCCGCCAAGAGCTTGAAAATGGCGCAAAGATCCATCCTCCCCCGGTATTTTTATTTTTACCGGAGGGTCTCGGACGCGTTTTTGCCGCGTGGCCCAGGTTGCCTTTCCATCTCAATTTTTTTCGGATTGACAATTTTTATTTAATTGTCTATACAATTAAATATGCTTTCGATTGACCACAAAAGTGCCTTGCCTCTGCGCGCGCAGGTTGAAGCTTTGCTGCGCGACCTGGTTCGCCAAGCCAATTATCAAAGAGGCGATTTGCTGCCGGATGAAATTACTCTCGCGGCGCAATTAGGCGTCAGCCGCGGCACGGTCCGGTCCGGCATCAGCAAGTTGGTTTTTGAGGGCATCCTCGAACGGAAGGCCGGCGTCGGCACGCGCGCTTCCGGCCAGCAGCCTGAATCGGGAATAAAAGAGTGGCGCAGCTTTACACGCGAAATGGCCTCCAAAGGGATCACCGTGCAGAATTTCAGCATCAAATATCAGCAAGCGAAAGCGACCGAAGCCGCCGCCCAAGCCCTGCAACTGGACGAGGGCACGCCGATCTTGCGCCTGGAGCGGGTGCGCGGATGGAACGATCAGCCCGTTCTCCATTCGACCTCGTGGTTCCATCCCCGGCTTAAATTATCCGGTGATGAGCAGATCAACCTGCCCCTTTACGAAATGCTGGAAAAGCACACAGGAGTGCGCCCGCACCATGCCAGGGAGGAATTTCTGGCAGTCAGCGCCGAAACGCGGATCGCCCGGTTGCTTCGGGTGAACCGCGGCACACCGCTTTTGCTTCGCCGCCACACCGTT contains:
- a CDS encoding GntR family transcriptional regulator, which codes for MLSIDHKSALPLRAQVEALLRDLVRQANYQRGDLLPDEITLAAQLGVSRGTVRSGISKLVFEGILERKAGVGTRASGQQPESGIKEWRSFTREMASKGITVQNFSIKYQQAKATEAAAQALQLDEGTPILRLERVRGWNDQPVLHSTSWFHPRLKLSGDEQINLPLYEMLEKHTGVRPHHAREEFLAVSAETRIARLLRVNRGTPLLLRRHTVYDPGNRPFEFAEVCYVSSRFTLSLDMRRSEP